The Zobellia alginiliquefaciens genome contains a region encoding:
- a CDS encoding phosphatase PAP2 family protein: MQNKSSFANTMKKTIALLFTAFSMGVYAQDSIVAPTEKRWDMFKYDFVNMFKGVGYSYARPFHWKGQQWAQFGGVIAGTGAVYLIDDDTSRFIQNQKDGVPQVIREYGELYGSPENNYIATSGVYLAGLITKNEKLRRTGVLLISSATSAGFLQQVLKSAVGRARPVAEKGKDTFDPFNSNRNFHSFPSGHALLAFTNAYAIGKQFKSPWVKAGIYTLGAIPGISRIWDGQHYLSDFVFAIAISIATVESIDRYLDRKYDEKYNAGAKKMSWNLNFGPGTLGVALQF, translated from the coding sequence TTGCAGAATAAATCTAGTTTTGCCAATACTATGAAAAAGACCATTGCATTACTGTTTACTGCCTTCTCCATGGGGGTATATGCCCAAGATTCAATTGTAGCCCCAACTGAAAAACGTTGGGATATGTTTAAGTACGATTTTGTAAATATGTTCAAGGGTGTTGGTTATTCCTATGCCAGACCATTTCACTGGAAAGGTCAGCAATGGGCACAGTTTGGCGGAGTGATAGCAGGGACCGGGGCAGTCTACCTTATAGATGACGATACCTCGCGCTTTATTCAAAATCAAAAGGATGGTGTTCCTCAAGTCATTCGAGAATATGGAGAACTTTACGGGAGCCCGGAAAACAACTATATTGCCACTTCAGGTGTATATTTGGCCGGACTTATCACTAAAAATGAGAAACTTCGTCGTACCGGTGTTCTTCTTATTTCATCAGCGACATCTGCAGGTTTTTTACAACAAGTCTTAAAATCAGCCGTAGGTAGAGCCAGACCTGTTGCAGAAAAAGGAAAAGACACCTTTGATCCTTTTAACTCTAACCGAAATTTTCATTCTTTCCCTTCGGGCCATGCTCTGTTAGCCTTTACAAATGCATACGCCATTGGGAAACAATTTAAAAGTCCATGGGTTAAAGCTGGAATATATACTCTAGGAGCCATACCTGGTATTTCACGTATATGGGACGGCCAACATTATTTGAGTGATTTTGTATTCGCCATTGCCATAAGTATAGCTACGGTGGAATCTATTGACCGCTACCTTGATAGAAAGTATGATGAGAAATATAATGCCGGAGCCAAAAAAATGAGCTGGAACCTTAATTTTGGACCTGGAACCCTGGGCGTGGCACTACAGTTTTAA
- a CDS encoding HPP family protein, producing MKTGSGLSKKISRRARISRYVIYKETLVDFKEQFWSFLGAFIGIGLIALLQSYYLPKMENALLIGSFGASSVLIYGAIESPLAQPRNFIGGQLLSAFIGVTVYKLMPDLIWLSAPLAVATSIVVMQITKTLHPPGGATALIAVIGTAKIKSLGYFYVISPVLAGTVILFVTALIFNNMTKHRSYPVNGRFLRVIRGKVGRRKRSFNT from the coding sequence ATGAAGACAGGAAGTGGACTAAGTAAAAAAATTAGCCGGAGGGCGCGTATTTCCAGGTACGTCATTTATAAAGAAACTTTAGTAGATTTTAAAGAGCAGTTTTGGTCTTTTTTAGGCGCATTTATTGGAATTGGTTTAATTGCGCTTCTACAGTCCTATTATCTTCCAAAAATGGAAAATGCCCTGTTGATAGGGTCTTTTGGCGCTTCTAGTGTTCTTATTTATGGAGCTATTGAAAGTCCTCTGGCGCAGCCACGCAATTTTATTGGCGGACAGTTGTTATCCGCTTTTATTGGTGTTACCGTATATAAACTTATGCCGGATTTAATATGGCTTTCGGCACCATTGGCAGTTGCCACATCTATTGTGGTAATGCAGATAACAAAAACGTTACATCCACCAGGTGGCGCTACAGCCCTAATTGCTGTAATTGGTACTGCAAAAATTAAATCTTTAGGGTACTTCTATGTTATTTCTCCAGTATTGGCAGGTACAGTAATACTTTTTGTTACCGCCCTTATTTTTAATAATATGACCAAGCATAGAAGTTACCCGGTTAACGGCCGTTTTTTACGTGTTATTAGGGGTAAAGTAGGCAGACGCAAGCGCAGTTTTAATACCTAG
- a CDS encoding solute:sodium symporter family transporter, which yields MLSIVSFVGFTLLVALIAWYATRSTNEKSADGYFLAGRSLGAITIAGSLLLTNLSAEQIVGLNGQAFTEGVLVMAWETLAAIAMIITAVFLLPRYMRGGITTIPQFVADRFDHGTKAILTALFLSGYVIVVIPSVLYSGSLAFSTMFDLPSLLGLSDTATLWICVWSIGIIGIIYAIFGGLKAVAVSDLINSIGLLIGGLLIPVFGLLAIGEGSISDGVSILWESHPEKFNVKGDVDASIPFGTIFTGMMLVQMFYWGTNQVILQRVFGAKNLKEGQKGVILAALVKFLIPIIVVLPGIIAWHIFEGNLDNPDQAYPKLVATVLPAAFTGLFAAVLFGAILSSFNSLLNSSATLFGFDLYRQYFKKNATEIETVKAGKMFGLVLGILGMCVAPLIANAPQGLFAWLQEANGCYSIPILTVIVVGFFTKRVPAIAAKIGVISGVVLYSISQFIIKPYFVESALTEAAQNGITDAKALSVIQAEAYPHFLHVMAILFVLNIIIMLVIGKLHPRETDYQPMTTDAVSVEPWKYAFIAGAVITALVLSTYLIF from the coding sequence ATGCTCTCAATAGTTTCATTCGTAGGTTTTACGCTCTTAGTTGCGCTAATTGCTTGGTATGCTACAAGAAGTACCAATGAAAAATCTGCTGATGGCTATTTTTTGGCAGGTAGGAGTTTAGGGGCTATTACCATTGCCGGTTCATTGTTGCTAACTAACCTTTCTGCGGAACAGATTGTGGGGCTTAACGGGCAAGCATTTACGGAAGGGGTTTTGGTAATGGCTTGGGAAACTTTGGCAGCAATTGCTATGATTATCACGGCGGTATTCTTGCTTCCTAGGTATATGCGGGGTGGTATAACAACAATTCCACAATTTGTGGCAGATAGGTTTGATCACGGTACAAAAGCCATACTAACAGCGCTGTTTTTATCTGGTTACGTTATTGTGGTCATTCCGTCCGTATTGTATTCGGGTTCTTTGGCGTTCAGTACTATGTTTGATTTGCCTAGCCTTTTGGGACTTTCCGATACGGCTACCCTATGGATTTGCGTTTGGAGTATTGGTATAATCGGAATTATATATGCAATTTTCGGTGGATTGAAAGCGGTTGCGGTTTCTGACCTGATCAATTCTATTGGACTTCTGATTGGAGGACTCCTCATTCCTGTTTTTGGATTGTTGGCCATTGGTGAAGGGAGTATTTCTGATGGAGTCTCCATATTATGGGAAAGCCATCCGGAAAAATTCAATGTAAAGGGAGATGTGGATGCATCCATTCCTTTTGGGACAATCTTTACCGGTATGATGCTCGTACAAATGTTTTATTGGGGTACCAACCAAGTGATTCTACAACGTGTTTTTGGAGCTAAAAACTTAAAAGAAGGACAAAAAGGGGTGATTTTAGCCGCTTTGGTAAAATTCTTAATACCCATAATAGTCGTATTGCCAGGTATTATCGCATGGCATATTTTTGAAGGCAATCTTGATAATCCGGATCAGGCCTATCCTAAGTTGGTTGCAACGGTACTTCCTGCGGCTTTTACAGGTCTTTTTGCTGCGGTGCTTTTTGGTGCTATTCTTAGTTCGTTTAATAGTTTGTTGAACAGTAGTGCCACTTTATTCGGTTTTGACCTGTATCGTCAATATTTTAAAAAGAACGCGACCGAAATTGAAACGGTTAAAGCGGGTAAAATGTTCGGACTTGTACTGGGTATTTTGGGTATGTGCGTTGCTCCTTTAATTGCTAATGCACCTCAAGGTTTGTTTGCATGGTTGCAAGAGGCCAACGGTTGTTATAGTATTCCCATTTTAACGGTAATTGTTGTTGGGTTCTTTACCAAGCGTGTGCCGGCCATAGCGGCAAAAATTGGTGTGATTTCCGGGGTTGTTCTGTATTCTATCAGTCAGTTTATCATTAAACCTTATTTTGTAGAAAGCGCCTTGACGGAAGCTGCTCAAAATGGAATAACAGATGCCAAGGCCTTAAGTGTAATTCAGGCGGAAGCTTATCCACACTTCTTGCATGTAATGGCTATTTTGTTCGTCTTGAATATTATTATCATGTTAGTTATCGGAAAATTACATCCAAGGGAAACGGACTATCAGCCTATGACTACGGATGCGGTAAGTGTGGAACCGTGGAAATATGCTTTTATAGCGGGTGCTGTAATCACGGCTTTAGTGCTGAGTACGTATTTGATATTTTAA
- the metG gene encoding methionine--tRNA ligase — protein sequence MAEKLTHPERYTITAALPYTNGPIHIGHLAGVYVPADIYARYLRLNGNDVAFVCGSDEHGVAISMKAKKEGITPQEVIDKYDGIIRKSFKDFGVTFDNYSRTSREIHHKTASDFFVKLYEQGDFIEETTAQLYDEEAKQFLADRFVVGTCPKCGFEEAYGDQCENCGSTLNATDLINPKSTITGSVPTTKETKHWFLPLDRYEDFLKEWILEGHKSDWKPNVYGQCKSWIDDGLKPRAVTRDLDWGIPVPVEGGEGKVLYVWFDAPIGYISSTKEWAAREGKDWEPYWKDEKTKLVHFIGKDNIVFHCIIFPAILKAHGDYILPENVPANEFLNLEGNKLSTSKNWAVWLHEYLEEFPDMQDVLRYTLTANAPETKDNDFTWIDFQARNNNELVAILGNFINRVVVLTNKYYEGIVPSPSEFSEVDKETLEQLQKYPEIISNSIERYRFREAGQELMNLARLGNKYLADEEPWKVIKQDEERVKTIMFVALQIASALSVLSEPFLPFTSEKLKNILAVGSGEAKTSWKEVSTKEILLPANHKINKAELLFRKIEDSEIQAQLDKLEATKKANENANKELMPQKDTITFDDFTKLDMRVGTIVEAEKMPKAKKLLVLKVDTGLDTRTIVSGIAESFTAEEIVGKKVTVLINLAPRALRGVESEGMILMTENTDGKLVFVNPDEDSVGNGEGIS from the coding sequence ACAAATGGCCCTATACATATTGGTCATTTGGCCGGCGTATACGTACCCGCAGATATTTACGCACGTTATTTACGCCTCAACGGTAATGATGTTGCCTTTGTTTGTGGGAGTGACGAGCACGGCGTAGCTATCTCAATGAAAGCTAAGAAAGAGGGTATTACCCCCCAAGAGGTTATTGACAAATATGACGGGATCATTCGTAAATCGTTCAAGGATTTTGGGGTTACTTTTGACAATTATTCAAGAACATCTAGGGAAATTCACCATAAAACAGCTTCAGATTTTTTCGTGAAGCTATATGAGCAAGGCGATTTTATTGAAGAAACTACCGCTCAACTATACGACGAAGAAGCCAAACAGTTTTTGGCGGACCGTTTTGTTGTGGGCACATGTCCCAAATGTGGATTTGAAGAAGCGTATGGAGACCAGTGTGAAAACTGTGGCTCTACTTTGAACGCTACGGACCTCATTAATCCAAAATCTACCATTACCGGTTCTGTACCGACTACCAAAGAAACCAAACACTGGTTTTTACCTTTGGATAGATATGAGGATTTTCTAAAAGAATGGATTTTAGAAGGACATAAATCTGACTGGAAACCTAACGTATATGGCCAATGCAAAAGCTGGATCGATGACGGATTAAAACCACGTGCCGTAACCCGAGATTTAGATTGGGGTATTCCCGTACCTGTTGAAGGCGGCGAAGGCAAAGTGCTATATGTTTGGTTCGATGCACCTATAGGTTATATCAGTTCAACCAAAGAATGGGCAGCACGTGAGGGCAAAGACTGGGAACCCTATTGGAAAGACGAAAAAACCAAATTGGTTCACTTTATAGGAAAGGATAACATTGTTTTTCACTGTATCATTTTCCCTGCTATCTTAAAAGCCCATGGCGATTATATTCTACCGGAAAATGTGCCTGCCAACGAATTCCTAAACTTAGAGGGCAACAAACTTTCTACCTCTAAGAATTGGGCCGTGTGGTTACATGAATATTTAGAGGAATTCCCGGACATGCAAGATGTACTTAGGTACACTTTAACCGCAAATGCACCGGAAACCAAGGATAATGACTTTACCTGGATAGATTTTCAGGCGAGGAACAACAATGAATTGGTTGCTATTCTCGGAAACTTTATTAACCGCGTAGTGGTCTTGACAAACAAATATTACGAAGGTATTGTTCCGTCTCCATCTGAATTTTCCGAAGTAGATAAGGAAACGTTAGAGCAGCTTCAGAAATATCCTGAAATCATTTCCAATTCCATTGAACGGTATCGTTTTAGGGAAGCAGGTCAAGAATTGATGAATTTGGCTCGTTTAGGAAATAAATATCTGGCAGATGAAGAACCTTGGAAAGTAATTAAGCAAGATGAAGAACGTGTAAAGACCATTATGTTCGTTGCGCTTCAAATCGCCTCTGCACTATCTGTTTTGAGTGAACCTTTCTTACCGTTCACTTCTGAGAAACTTAAAAATATATTGGCCGTCGGTTCAGGGGAAGCTAAGACTTCTTGGAAAGAGGTTTCTACCAAAGAAATACTGTTACCCGCAAATCACAAAATAAATAAGGCCGAACTGCTCTTTAGAAAGATTGAGGATAGCGAAATACAGGCCCAATTAGATAAACTTGAAGCTACAAAAAAGGCGAACGAAAACGCGAACAAAGAACTTATGCCACAAAAAGACACCATTACTTTTGACGATTTTACGAAACTAGATATGCGCGTAGGCACCATCGTGGAAGCAGAAAAAATGCCGAAAGCCAAGAAACTATTAGTATTGAAAGTAGACACAGGACTGGACACTAGAACCATAGTTTCCGGTATTGCGGAAAGTTTTACAGCGGAAGAAATAGTGGGCAAAAAAGTGACCGTTCTTATTAACTTGGCCCCAAGAGCACTTCGCGGGGTAGAAAGTGAGGGCATGATCTTAATGACCGAAAATACGGATGGTAAATTGGTTTTTGTGAATCCAGATGAGGATAGCGTGGGTAATGGGGAAGGTATAAGCTAA
- a CDS encoding Tex family protein, translated as MQLISYISKHTQLPQKSIENTVELLNQDCTVPFISRYRKEKTGNLDEVQVGNIVLFKAQFEALEKRKTAIVKAIEEQDAITDELRNTIEQANDLVTLEDLYLPFKKKRKTKAETARKNGLEPLAKIIMAQNHNDIESAALQYTNNEIANTAEALEGARHIISEWINERISIRNQVRNQLERSALIVTKVISTKKDDEKAQKFRDYFDWSEALKRCPSHRLLAILRAENEGFIRVKIEIDNDEMLRRIEDRVIKSNNSCTPQIELAIADAYKRLLYPSLSNEILKNAKEKADEDAIKVFSKNLKQLLLGAPLGEKRILAIDPGFRTGCKVVCLSAQGDLEHNETIYPHAPQNKDKEAIKKISSLCDAYKIEAIAIGNGTASRETEQLVKRIHFKNPVEVFVVSEAGASIYSASKIAREEFPNYDVTVRGSVSIGRRLADPLAELVKIDAKSIGVGQYQHDVDQSKLQTSLDSVVESCVNSVGVNINTASVPLLSYVSGIGPKLAENIVAYRNENGAFKSRAEIKKVARLGGKAFEQGAAFLRIKDAKNPLDDSAVHPESYSIVQKIAKDKGIPLTELIGNSSTLKSVNLEAYCTETIGLPTLKDIVEELEKPGLDRREKAKVFTFNQNIKSITDLHEGQLLPGIVNNITNFGCFVDIGIKESGLIHVSNLADTFVKDVNEHVSLHEQIVVKVLQVDVPRKRIQLKLHKS; from the coding sequence ATGCAACTCATTTCTTATATTTCCAAGCACACTCAGCTCCCACAAAAGAGTATTGAGAATACCGTAGAACTTTTAAACCAAGACTGTACCGTTCCTTTTATATCACGTTATAGAAAAGAAAAAACGGGCAATTTAGACGAAGTTCAGGTTGGAAATATCGTTCTATTCAAAGCGCAGTTCGAGGCTCTGGAAAAACGAAAAACTGCCATTGTAAAAGCTATTGAGGAACAAGATGCAATAACGGACGAGCTTCGTAATACAATTGAACAGGCCAATGACCTAGTTACGCTAGAAGACTTATATCTGCCATTCAAGAAAAAACGAAAGACCAAAGCCGAGACCGCCCGCAAAAATGGGTTAGAGCCGCTGGCAAAAATTATAATGGCTCAAAACCATAATGATATTGAGTCCGCAGCATTGCAATACACCAATAATGAGATTGCCAATACAGCGGAAGCTTTAGAAGGGGCCAGGCATATTATTTCGGAATGGATCAACGAACGTATTTCCATTCGAAATCAAGTGCGAAATCAGTTGGAACGTAGTGCTCTGATTGTCACTAAAGTGATTTCCACCAAGAAAGACGATGAAAAAGCACAGAAATTCAGAGATTATTTTGATTGGAGCGAAGCTTTAAAACGATGTCCTTCGCATAGATTGTTGGCTATTTTACGTGCAGAAAACGAGGGATTCATACGTGTAAAAATTGAAATTGACAATGACGAAATGCTTCGCCGTATTGAGGACCGTGTTATAAAATCGAACAACTCTTGTACACCTCAAATTGAATTGGCCATTGCAGATGCCTATAAACGTTTGCTTTACCCCTCATTATCGAACGAAATCCTGAAAAACGCTAAAGAAAAAGCAGATGAAGATGCTATAAAAGTATTTTCAAAAAACTTGAAGCAATTACTTTTAGGTGCTCCTTTAGGTGAAAAGAGAATTCTAGCCATTGATCCCGGTTTTAGAACTGGCTGTAAAGTGGTTTGTTTGAGCGCACAAGGAGATTTAGAACACAATGAGACCATTTACCCGCATGCTCCCCAGAATAAAGACAAAGAAGCTATAAAAAAAATAAGTTCACTTTGTGATGCTTATAAAATTGAAGCCATCGCTATTGGTAACGGTACGGCCTCTCGTGAAACCGAGCAATTGGTAAAACGCATCCACTTTAAAAACCCGGTTGAAGTTTTTGTGGTGAGCGAAGCCGGAGCGTCCATTTATTCAGCATCTAAAATTGCCCGAGAAGAATTTCCGAATTACGACGTTACGGTTCGTGGTTCCGTTTCCATCGGAAGACGATTGGCAGACCCTTTGGCAGAGCTTGTAAAAATCGATGCTAAATCTATTGGTGTAGGGCAATATCAACACGATGTTGACCAGAGCAAACTCCAGACTTCCTTAGATAGTGTTGTAGAAAGTTGTGTGAATTCCGTTGGTGTGAATATCAATACGGCCAGTGTACCCTTGCTCAGCTATGTTTCCGGAATAGGTCCTAAACTGGCCGAAAACATTGTTGCATACAGGAACGAAAATGGAGCCTTTAAAAGCCGAGCAGAAATAAAAAAAGTGGCTCGTTTAGGAGGGAAAGCTTTTGAACAGGGAGCGGCTTTTCTTCGGATAAAGGACGCAAAGAATCCACTTGACGATTCTGCAGTACACCCAGAAAGCTACTCTATAGTTCAGAAAATAGCAAAGGACAAAGGAATTCCTCTAACTGAACTGATTGGTAATAGTAGTACTCTAAAAAGTGTAAATCTAGAAGCCTATTGCACAGAAACTATCGGTTTACCTACCTTAAAGGATATTGTAGAAGAATTGGAGAAACCAGGTCTTGACCGTCGGGAAAAGGCCAAAGTCTTTACCTTCAATCAAAATATAAAATCGATTACAGATTTACACGAAGGTCAATTATTGCCAGGAATCGTCAACAACATTACCAATTTTGGATGTTTTGTAGATATTGGTATTAAAGAAAGCGGACTAATTCATGTTTCTAATCTTGCTGATACCTTTGTAAAGGATGTGAACGAACATGTTAGTCTTCATGAACAGATTGTTGTTAAAGTATTACAGGTAGATGTACCTCGCAAACGAATTCAACTCAAGCTACACAAATCATAG
- a CDS encoding sugar O-acetyltransferase, whose amino-acid sequence MTEKEKMIGGQPYNPHDKELVRGRLNARRLMREIEAIPMDKERQRKHFFKELFAETGKNFYIENRFTCDYGFNIYWGENSYANFDCIILDAAPVYIGKNVMMAPAVKLLTATHPLEFEARNSGIEYAKPIKIGDNVWIGGGVIVNPGVTIGKNSVIGSGSVVVKDIPENVVAVGNPCRVLKKIDNS is encoded by the coding sequence ATGACCGAAAAAGAAAAAATGATTGGCGGACAGCCTTATAACCCTCATGATAAGGAATTGGTGAGAGGGAGGTTGAACGCAAGAAGATTAATGCGTGAAATTGAAGCCATACCCATGGATAAAGAACGCCAACGGAAACATTTTTTCAAAGAGCTATTCGCGGAGACCGGTAAAAACTTCTATATAGAAAATCGTTTTACTTGCGATTATGGCTTCAATATTTATTGGGGAGAAAACTCATACGCTAATTTTGATTGTATTATTTTAGATGCAGCACCAGTTTATATTGGTAAAAATGTGATGATGGCCCCTGCAGTAAAACTACTTACGGCAACACATCCTTTAGAGTTTGAAGCTCGCAATTCCGGTATTGAATATGCAAAACCCATAAAGATTGGCGATAATGTCTGGATTGGTGGCGGGGTAATCGTTAACCCAGGGGTTACTATAGGAAAAAACAGTGTTATAGGTTCAGGGAGCGTTGTAGTGAAAGACATTCCTGAAAATGTAGTTGCTGTTGGTAATCCGTGTCGTGTACTAAAGAAAATTGATAACTCCTAA
- a CDS encoding histone deacetylase family protein translates to MLKIANHPIYNHSLPQGHRFPMMKYELLPQQLLHEGTCTPENFFEPQIPNDKYIVAVHDPEYFYDLLNIKIPPREARKIGFPLTEDLVERERIIADGTMKCCHYSLENGISMNIAGGTHHAYTGHGEAFCMLNDQAIGARYLQAKKLAKKILIVDLDVHQGNGTAEIFQNDTSVFTFSMHGESNYPFKKERSDLDISFPKDTKDHAYLYRLKKILPQLITQEKPDFIFYLCGVDVIASDKLGTLGLSIEGCKERDAFVLKTCDQLQIPVQCSMGGGYTPDIKTIVEAHANTYRLAQEIFF, encoded by the coding sequence ATGCTCAAAATAGCGAATCACCCTATTTACAACCACTCGCTTCCCCAAGGACATCGTTTTCCTATGATGAAGTATGAGCTATTACCCCAACAACTTTTACACGAAGGTACTTGCACTCCTGAAAATTTCTTCGAACCTCAAATACCTAACGATAAATACATAGTAGCGGTTCATGATCCCGAATATTTTTATGATTTATTAAATATTAAAATCCCACCGCGAGAGGCTAGAAAAATTGGTTTTCCCCTTACCGAGGATTTGGTAGAGCGCGAACGAATCATTGCCGATGGTACAATGAAGTGCTGTCATTATTCGCTCGAAAACGGCATATCTATGAACATCGCCGGTGGCACCCATCACGCATATACCGGCCATGGCGAAGCTTTTTGTATGTTGAACGACCAAGCCATAGGCGCAAGGTATTTGCAAGCAAAAAAACTTGCCAAGAAAATCCTTATTGTAGATTTAGATGTGCACCAAGGAAATGGTACAGCAGAAATTTTTCAGAACGATACTTCTGTTTTTACTTTTTCCATGCATGGAGAAAGTAACTATCCTTTTAAAAAAGAACGATCGGATTTAGATATCTCATTTCCTAAAGACACTAAAGATCATGCGTATTTATATCGATTAAAGAAAATATTGCCCCAGTTAATCACTCAAGAAAAACCAGATTTTATCTTTTACCTCTGCGGAGTAGATGTTATAGCTTCCGACAAACTAGGGACTTTGGGGCTTAGCATTGAGGGCTGTAAAGAGAGAGATGCTTTTGTTCTCAAAACATGTGATCAGCTTCAAATACCTGTCCAATGCAGCATGGGTGGCGGCTATACTCCGGACATCAAAACTATTGTAGAAGCTCATGCCAACACCTATAGATTGGCCCAAGAAATCTTTTTTTAA